In one window of Macrotis lagotis isolate mMagLag1 chromosome 5, bilby.v1.9.chrom.fasta, whole genome shotgun sequence DNA:
- the ABCF3 gene encoding ATP-binding cassette sub-family F member 3 isoform X4: MTYGSRTSTSLLASDVNLAWGRRYGLVGRNGLGKTTLLKMLATRSLRVPAHISLLHVEQEVAGDDTPALQSVLESDTFREGLLQRERELSAQIASGRAEGPEAAQLAEIYAKLEEIEADKAPARASVILAGLGFNAKMQQQPTREFSGGWRMRLALARALFARPDLLLLDEPTNMLDVRAILWLENYLQTWPSTILVVSHDRNFLNAVATDIIHLHSQRLDGYRGDFETFVKSKQERLKSQQREYEAQQQYRQHIQVFIDRFRYNANRASQVQSKLKLLEKLPELKPVDKEVEVVMKFPDGFEKFSPPVLQLDEVDFYYDPQHPIFRCLSVSADLESRICVVGENGAGKSTMLKLLMGDLAPVRGIRHAHRNLKIGYFSQHHVEQLDLNVSAVELLARKFPGRPEEEYRHQLGRYGISGELAVRPVASLSGGQKSRVAFAQMTMPCPNFYILDEPTNHLDMETIEALGRALNSFRGGVILVSHDERFIRLVCQELWVCEGGGVTRVEGGFDQYRDLLQEQFRREGFL, encoded by the exons ATGACGTACGGATCGAGAACTTCGACGTCTCTTTTGGCGAGCG ATGTGAACCTAGCGTGGGGCCGACGCTATGGACTAGTCGGACGGAACGGGCTGGGCAAGACGACGCTGCTCAAGATGCTGGCGACGCGGAGTCTCCGAGTCCCGGCCCACATCTCCCTTCTTCATGTGGAGCAAGAGGTGGCCGGGGATGATACTCCCGCCTTGCAGAGCGTGCTAGAGAGCGACACCTTCCGTGAAGGGCTGCTGCAGCGGGAGCGGGAGCTCAGCGCCCAGATCGCCTCCGGCCG AGCGGAGGGCCCAGAGGCTGCGCAGCTTGCAGAGATCTATGCCAAgcttgaggaaattgaggctgacaAAGCCCCTGCCAG aGCATCTGTCATCCTTGCCGGACTTGGTTTCAATGCAAAGATGCAGCAGCAGCCCACGCG GGAGTTCTCTGGTGGCTGGAGGATGCGACTGGCCCTGGCGAGGGCTCTCTTTGCCCG GCCAGATCTGCTCCTGCTGGATG AGCCCACCAACATGCTGGATGTACGTGCTATCCTGTGGCTGGAGAATTACTTGCAG actTGGCCCTCGACGATCTTGGTTGTTTCCCACGACCGAAACTTCTTGAACGCGGTGGCCACAGACATCATCCACCTGCACAGCCAGAGACTGGATGGCTACCGTGGCGATTTTGAGACCTTCGTCAAGAGCAAGCAGGAGCGACTGAAGAGCCAGCAGCGTGAATACGAGGCTCAGCAGCAGTACCGCCAGCATATCCAG GTTTTCATCGACCGCTTCCGCTATAATGCCAACAGAGCCTCCCAGGTGCAGAGCAAACTcaaattgctggaaaaact GCCAGAGCTGAAGCCTGTGGACAAGGAGGTGGAGGTGGTGATGAA GTTTCCAGACGGGTTTGAGAAGTTCTCACCCCCAGTCCTGCAGCTGGATGAAGTGGATTTCTACTACGATCCCCAGCACCCCATCTTTCGCTGTCTCTCCGTCTCAGCAGATCTCGAGTCTCGGATCTGTGTG GTGGGGGAGAATGGAGCCGGGAAGTCAACCATGTTGAAACTGTTGATGGGAGATCTGGCGCCTGTGCGAGGGATCAGACATGCCCACAG AAACCTGAAGATTGGCTACTTCAGTCAACATCACGTGGAGCAGCTCGACCTGAATGTCAGTGCAGTGGAGCTGCTAGCCCGCAAGTTCCCTG GGCGGCCTGAGGAGGAGTATCGCCACCAATTGGGACGCTATGGCATCTCTGGAGAGTTGGCCGTCCGCCCTGTCGCTAGCCTGTCTGGAGGCCAGAAAAGCCGAGTGGCCTTTGCCCAGATGACCATGCCCTG CCCCAACTTCTACATTCTGGATGAACCAACGAACCACCTTGATATGGAAACGATCGAGGCCTTAGGCCGGGCCCTCAACAGCTTCAGG GGCGGAGTGATCCTGGTCTCCCACGACGAGCGCTTCATCCGCCTGGTCTGCCAGGAGCTGTGGGTGTGTGAAGGCGGCGGTGTCACCCGGGTCGAGGGGGGCTTTGACCAGTATCGGGACCTTCTCCAGGAGCAGTTCCGACGGGAGGGTTTCCTCTAG
- the ABCF3 gene encoding ATP-binding cassette sub-family F member 3 isoform X2, whose product MTESYDYGDKLPGLMKRDQSSTVNAKKLEKAEARLKAKQEKRTEKDTLKTAGPLVLEEASASQAGSKKESRLESSGKNKSYDVRIENFDVSFGERVLLTGADVNLAWGRRYGLVGRNGLGKTTLLKMLATRSLRVPAHISLLHVEQEVAGDDTPALQSVLESDTFREGLLQRERELSAQIASGRAEGPEAAQLAEIYAKLEEIEADKAPARASVILAGLGFNAKMQQQPTREFSGGWRMRLALARALFARPDLLLLDEPTNMLDVRAILWLENYLQTWPSTILVVSHDRNFLNAVATDIIHLHSQRLDGYRGDFETFVKSKQERLKSQQREYEAQQQYRQHIQVFIDRFRYNANRASQVQSKLKLLEKLPELKPVDKEVEVVMKFPDGFEKFSPPVLQLDEVDFYYDPQHPIFRCLSVSADLESRICVVGENGAGKSTMLKLLMGDLAPVRGIRHAHRNLKIGYFSQHHVEQLDLNVSAVELLARKFPGRPEEEYRHQLGRYGISGELAVRPVASLSGGQKSRVAFAQMTMPCPNFYILDEPTNHLDMETIEALGRALNSFRGGVILVSHDERFIRLVCQELWVCEGGGVTRVEGGFDQYRDLLQEQFRREGFL is encoded by the exons ATGACTGAAAGTTATG ATTATGGCGATAAGCTCCCAGGACTGATGAAGAGGGACCAGTCTTCG ACAGTGAACGCTAAGAAACTGGAGAAGGCCGAGGCTCGACTCAAGGCGAAGCAGGAGAAGCGAACTGAGAAGGACACCCTCAAGACAGCTGGTCCCCT AGTCTTGGAGGAGGCTTCAGCCAGCCAAGCCGGGAGCAAGAAGGAGAGTCGACTGGAGTCATCTGGCAAGAACAAATCCTATGACGTACGGATCGAGAACTTCGACGTCTCTTTTGGCGAGCG GGTTCTCTTGACGGGTGCAGATGTGAACCTAGCGTGGGGCCGACGCTATGGACTAGTCGGACGGAACGGGCTGGGCAAGACGACGCTGCTCAAGATGCTGGCGACGCGGAGTCTCCGAGTCCCGGCCCACATCTCCCTTCTTCATGTGGAGCAAGAGGTGGCCGGGGATGATACTCCCGCCTTGCAGAGCGTGCTAGAGAGCGACACCTTCCGTGAAGGGCTGCTGCAGCGGGAGCGGGAGCTCAGCGCCCAGATCGCCTCCGGCCG AGCGGAGGGCCCAGAGGCTGCGCAGCTTGCAGAGATCTATGCCAAgcttgaggaaattgaggctgacaAAGCCCCTGCCAG aGCATCTGTCATCCTTGCCGGACTTGGTTTCAATGCAAAGATGCAGCAGCAGCCCACGCG GGAGTTCTCTGGTGGCTGGAGGATGCGACTGGCCCTGGCGAGGGCTCTCTTTGCCCG GCCAGATCTGCTCCTGCTGGATG AGCCCACCAACATGCTGGATGTACGTGCTATCCTGTGGCTGGAGAATTACTTGCAG actTGGCCCTCGACGATCTTGGTTGTTTCCCACGACCGAAACTTCTTGAACGCGGTGGCCACAGACATCATCCACCTGCACAGCCAGAGACTGGATGGCTACCGTGGCGATTTTGAGACCTTCGTCAAGAGCAAGCAGGAGCGACTGAAGAGCCAGCAGCGTGAATACGAGGCTCAGCAGCAGTACCGCCAGCATATCCAG GTTTTCATCGACCGCTTCCGCTATAATGCCAACAGAGCCTCCCAGGTGCAGAGCAAACTcaaattgctggaaaaact GCCAGAGCTGAAGCCTGTGGACAAGGAGGTGGAGGTGGTGATGAA GTTTCCAGACGGGTTTGAGAAGTTCTCACCCCCAGTCCTGCAGCTGGATGAAGTGGATTTCTACTACGATCCCCAGCACCCCATCTTTCGCTGTCTCTCCGTCTCAGCAGATCTCGAGTCTCGGATCTGTGTG GTGGGGGAGAATGGAGCCGGGAAGTCAACCATGTTGAAACTGTTGATGGGAGATCTGGCGCCTGTGCGAGGGATCAGACATGCCCACAG AAACCTGAAGATTGGCTACTTCAGTCAACATCACGTGGAGCAGCTCGACCTGAATGTCAGTGCAGTGGAGCTGCTAGCCCGCAAGTTCCCTG GGCGGCCTGAGGAGGAGTATCGCCACCAATTGGGACGCTATGGCATCTCTGGAGAGTTGGCCGTCCGCCCTGTCGCTAGCCTGTCTGGAGGCCAGAAAAGCCGAGTGGCCTTTGCCCAGATGACCATGCCCTG CCCCAACTTCTACATTCTGGATGAACCAACGAACCACCTTGATATGGAAACGATCGAGGCCTTAGGCCGGGCCCTCAACAGCTTCAGG GGCGGAGTGATCCTGGTCTCCCACGACGAGCGCTTCATCCGCCTGGTCTGCCAGGAGCTGTGGGTGTGTGAAGGCGGCGGTGTCACCCGGGTCGAGGGGGGCTTTGACCAGTATCGGGACCTTCTCCAGGAGCAGTTCCGACGGGAGGGTTTCCTCTAG
- the AP2M1 gene encoding AP-2 complex subunit mu, which translates to MIGGLFIYNHKGEVLISRVYRDDIGRNAVDAFRVNVIHARQQVRSPVTNIARTSFFHVKRSNIWLAAVTKQNVNAAMVFEFLYKMCDVMAAYFGKISEENIKNNFVLIYELLDEILDFGYPQNSETGALKTFITQQGIKSQHQTKEEQSQITSQVTGQIGWRREGIKYRRNELFLDVLESVNLLMSPQGQVLSAHVSGRVVMKSYLSGMPECKFGMNDKIVIEKQGKGTADETGKSGKQSIAIDDCTFHQCVRLSKFDSERSISFIPPDGEFELMRYRTTKDIILPFRVIPLVREVGRTKLEVKVVIKSNFKPSLLAQKIEVRIPTPLNTSGVQVICMKGKAKYKASENAIVWKIKRMAGMKESQISAEIELLPTNDKKKWARPPISMNFEVPFAPSGLKVRYLKVFEPKLNYSDHDVIKWVRYIGRSGIYETRC; encoded by the exons ATGATCGGAGGGCTTTTCATCTATAACCACAAGGGGGAGGTGCTGATCTCCCGGGTCTACAGAGATGACATAGG GCGGAATGCCGTGGACGCCTTCCGCGTCAATGTGATCCATGCCCGGCAGCAGGTGCGCTCCCCCGTCACCAACATTGCCCGCACCAGCTTTTTCCACGTGAAGCGCTCCAACATCTGGCTGGCGGCCGTCACCAAGCAAAATGTCAATGCTGCCATGGTCTTCGAGTTCCTCTATAAGATGTGTGATGTCATGGCCGCCTACTTCGGCAAGATCAGTGAGGAGAACATCAAGAACAACTTTGTGCTCATCTACGAGCTGCTGGATG AGATCCTGGACTTCGGCTACCCACAGAACTCGGAGACGGGTGCTCTGAAGACCTTCATCACTCAGCAGGGCATCAAAAGCCAG CATCAG ACAAAGGAGGAGCAGTCTCAGATCACCAGCCAGGTGACAGGGCAGATCGGTTGGCGGCGTGAGGGCATCAAATATCGGCGGAATGAGCTCTTCCTGGATGTGCTTGAGAGTGTCAACCTGCTCATGTCTCCTCAAG GGCAGGTGCTCAGTGCTCACGTGTCTGGCCGGGTTGTCATGAAGAGCTACCTGAGTGGCATGCCTGAGTGCAAGTTTGGGATGAATGACAAGATTGTCATCGAGAAGCAGGGCAAGGGCACGGCTGATGAGACGGGCAAGAG TGGGAAGCAGTCCATCGCCATAGATGACTGCACCTTCCACCAGTGCGTGCGGCTCAGCAAGTTTGACTCCGAACGCAGCATCAGCTTCATCCCCCCTGATGGAGAGTTTGAGCTCATGAG GTACCGGACCACCAAGGACATCATCCTTCCCTTCCGGGTGATCCCCCTGGTGCGGGAAGTGGGACGGACCAAACTGGAGGTCAAAGTTGTCATTAAGTCCAACTTCAAGCCTTCCTTGCTGGCCCAGAAAATTGAG GTCCGGATCCCAACGCCGCTGAACACAAGTGGTGTTCAAGTGATCTGCATGAAGGGAAAAGCCAAGTATAAGGCCAGTGAGAACGCCATCGTGTGGAA GATCAAGCGCATGGCAGGAATGAAGGAATCACAGATCAGTGCGGAGATTGAGCTGCTCCCCACCAACGATAAGAAGAAGTGGGCTCGGCCTCCCATCTCCATGAACTTTGAG GTACCCTTCGCGCCCTCTGGCCTCAAGGTGCGCTACTTAAAGGTGTTCGAGCCCAAGCTCAACTACAGCGACCACGATGTCATCAAATGGGTGCGCTACATCGGCCGCAGTGGCATCTACGAGACCCGCTGCTAG
- the ABCF3 gene encoding ATP-binding cassette sub-family F member 3 isoform X1: protein MATCADILRSEFPEIDGQVFDYVTGVLHSGGADFESVDDLVEAVGELLQEVSGDSKDGAGIRAVCQRMFNTLRLAEPQSQGHSQVLLDAPIQLSKMTESYDYGDKLPGLMKRDQSSTVNAKKLEKAEARLKAKQEKRTEKDTLKTAGPLVLEEASASQAGSKKESRLESSGKNKSYDVRIENFDVSFGERVLLTGADVNLAWGRRYGLVGRNGLGKTTLLKMLATRSLRVPAHISLLHVEQEVAGDDTPALQSVLESDTFREGLLQRERELSAQIASGRAEGPEAAQLAEIYAKLEEIEADKAPARASVILAGLGFNAKMQQQPTREFSGGWRMRLALARALFARPDLLLLDEPTNMLDVRAILWLENYLQTWPSTILVVSHDRNFLNAVATDIIHLHSQRLDGYRGDFETFVKSKQERLKSQQREYEAQQQYRQHIQVFIDRFRYNANRASQVQSKLKLLEKLPELKPVDKEVEVVMKFPDGFEKFSPPVLQLDEVDFYYDPQHPIFRCLSVSADLESRICVVGENGAGKSTMLKLLMGDLAPVRGIRHAHRNLKIGYFSQHHVEQLDLNVSAVELLARKFPGRPEEEYRHQLGRYGISGELAVRPVASLSGGQKSRVAFAQMTMPCPNFYILDEPTNHLDMETIEALGRALNSFRGGVILVSHDERFIRLVCQELWVCEGGGVTRVEGGFDQYRDLLQEQFRREGFL from the exons ATGGCGACTTGCGCCGACATCCTGAGGAGCGAGTTCCCCGAGATCGACGGGCAGGTGTTCGACTACGTGACAG GCGTCCTGCACAGCGGCGGCGCCGACTTCGAGTCCGTGGACGACCTGGTGGAGGCCGTGGGGGAGCTGCTGCAGGAGGTGTCGGGGGACAGCAAGGATGGCGCCGGCATCCGCGCCGTGTGCCAGCGCATGTTCAACACGCTGCGCCT GGCAGAACCACAGAGCCAAGGACACAGCCAGGTGTTATTGGATGCCCCCATCCAGTTGTCTAAGATGACTGAAAGTTATG ATTATGGCGATAAGCTCCCAGGACTGATGAAGAGGGACCAGTCTTCG ACAGTGAACGCTAAGAAACTGGAGAAGGCCGAGGCTCGACTCAAGGCGAAGCAGGAGAAGCGAACTGAGAAGGACACCCTCAAGACAGCTGGTCCCCT AGTCTTGGAGGAGGCTTCAGCCAGCCAAGCCGGGAGCAAGAAGGAGAGTCGACTGGAGTCATCTGGCAAGAACAAATCCTATGACGTACGGATCGAGAACTTCGACGTCTCTTTTGGCGAGCG GGTTCTCTTGACGGGTGCAGATGTGAACCTAGCGTGGGGCCGACGCTATGGACTAGTCGGACGGAACGGGCTGGGCAAGACGACGCTGCTCAAGATGCTGGCGACGCGGAGTCTCCGAGTCCCGGCCCACATCTCCCTTCTTCATGTGGAGCAAGAGGTGGCCGGGGATGATACTCCCGCCTTGCAGAGCGTGCTAGAGAGCGACACCTTCCGTGAAGGGCTGCTGCAGCGGGAGCGGGAGCTCAGCGCCCAGATCGCCTCCGGCCG AGCGGAGGGCCCAGAGGCTGCGCAGCTTGCAGAGATCTATGCCAAgcttgaggaaattgaggctgacaAAGCCCCTGCCAG aGCATCTGTCATCCTTGCCGGACTTGGTTTCAATGCAAAGATGCAGCAGCAGCCCACGCG GGAGTTCTCTGGTGGCTGGAGGATGCGACTGGCCCTGGCGAGGGCTCTCTTTGCCCG GCCAGATCTGCTCCTGCTGGATG AGCCCACCAACATGCTGGATGTACGTGCTATCCTGTGGCTGGAGAATTACTTGCAG actTGGCCCTCGACGATCTTGGTTGTTTCCCACGACCGAAACTTCTTGAACGCGGTGGCCACAGACATCATCCACCTGCACAGCCAGAGACTGGATGGCTACCGTGGCGATTTTGAGACCTTCGTCAAGAGCAAGCAGGAGCGACTGAAGAGCCAGCAGCGTGAATACGAGGCTCAGCAGCAGTACCGCCAGCATATCCAG GTTTTCATCGACCGCTTCCGCTATAATGCCAACAGAGCCTCCCAGGTGCAGAGCAAACTcaaattgctggaaaaact GCCAGAGCTGAAGCCTGTGGACAAGGAGGTGGAGGTGGTGATGAA GTTTCCAGACGGGTTTGAGAAGTTCTCACCCCCAGTCCTGCAGCTGGATGAAGTGGATTTCTACTACGATCCCCAGCACCCCATCTTTCGCTGTCTCTCCGTCTCAGCAGATCTCGAGTCTCGGATCTGTGTG GTGGGGGAGAATGGAGCCGGGAAGTCAACCATGTTGAAACTGTTGATGGGAGATCTGGCGCCTGTGCGAGGGATCAGACATGCCCACAG AAACCTGAAGATTGGCTACTTCAGTCAACATCACGTGGAGCAGCTCGACCTGAATGTCAGTGCAGTGGAGCTGCTAGCCCGCAAGTTCCCTG GGCGGCCTGAGGAGGAGTATCGCCACCAATTGGGACGCTATGGCATCTCTGGAGAGTTGGCCGTCCGCCCTGTCGCTAGCCTGTCTGGAGGCCAGAAAAGCCGAGTGGCCTTTGCCCAGATGACCATGCCCTG CCCCAACTTCTACATTCTGGATGAACCAACGAACCACCTTGATATGGAAACGATCGAGGCCTTAGGCCGGGCCCTCAACAGCTTCAGG GGCGGAGTGATCCTGGTCTCCCACGACGAGCGCTTCATCCGCCTGGTCTGCCAGGAGCTGTGGGTGTGTGAAGGCGGCGGTGTCACCCGGGTCGAGGGGGGCTTTGACCAGTATCGGGACCTTCTCCAGGAGCAGTTCCGACGGGAGGGTTTCCTCTAG
- the ABCF3 gene encoding ATP-binding cassette sub-family F member 3 isoform X3, which yields MTVNAKKLEKAEARLKAKQEKRTEKDTLKTAGPLVLEEASASQAGSKKESRLESSGKNKSYDVRIENFDVSFGERVLLTGADVNLAWGRRYGLVGRNGLGKTTLLKMLATRSLRVPAHISLLHVEQEVAGDDTPALQSVLESDTFREGLLQRERELSAQIASGRAEGPEAAQLAEIYAKLEEIEADKAPARASVILAGLGFNAKMQQQPTREFSGGWRMRLALARALFARPDLLLLDEPTNMLDVRAILWLENYLQTWPSTILVVSHDRNFLNAVATDIIHLHSQRLDGYRGDFETFVKSKQERLKSQQREYEAQQQYRQHIQVFIDRFRYNANRASQVQSKLKLLEKLPELKPVDKEVEVVMKFPDGFEKFSPPVLQLDEVDFYYDPQHPIFRCLSVSADLESRICVVGENGAGKSTMLKLLMGDLAPVRGIRHAHRNLKIGYFSQHHVEQLDLNVSAVELLARKFPGRPEEEYRHQLGRYGISGELAVRPVASLSGGQKSRVAFAQMTMPCPNFYILDEPTNHLDMETIEALGRALNSFRGGVILVSHDERFIRLVCQELWVCEGGGVTRVEGGFDQYRDLLQEQFRREGFL from the exons ATG ACAGTGAACGCTAAGAAACTGGAGAAGGCCGAGGCTCGACTCAAGGCGAAGCAGGAGAAGCGAACTGAGAAGGACACCCTCAAGACAGCTGGTCCCCT AGTCTTGGAGGAGGCTTCAGCCAGCCAAGCCGGGAGCAAGAAGGAGAGTCGACTGGAGTCATCTGGCAAGAACAAATCCTATGACGTACGGATCGAGAACTTCGACGTCTCTTTTGGCGAGCG GGTTCTCTTGACGGGTGCAGATGTGAACCTAGCGTGGGGCCGACGCTATGGACTAGTCGGACGGAACGGGCTGGGCAAGACGACGCTGCTCAAGATGCTGGCGACGCGGAGTCTCCGAGTCCCGGCCCACATCTCCCTTCTTCATGTGGAGCAAGAGGTGGCCGGGGATGATACTCCCGCCTTGCAGAGCGTGCTAGAGAGCGACACCTTCCGTGAAGGGCTGCTGCAGCGGGAGCGGGAGCTCAGCGCCCAGATCGCCTCCGGCCG AGCGGAGGGCCCAGAGGCTGCGCAGCTTGCAGAGATCTATGCCAAgcttgaggaaattgaggctgacaAAGCCCCTGCCAG aGCATCTGTCATCCTTGCCGGACTTGGTTTCAATGCAAAGATGCAGCAGCAGCCCACGCG GGAGTTCTCTGGTGGCTGGAGGATGCGACTGGCCCTGGCGAGGGCTCTCTTTGCCCG GCCAGATCTGCTCCTGCTGGATG AGCCCACCAACATGCTGGATGTACGTGCTATCCTGTGGCTGGAGAATTACTTGCAG actTGGCCCTCGACGATCTTGGTTGTTTCCCACGACCGAAACTTCTTGAACGCGGTGGCCACAGACATCATCCACCTGCACAGCCAGAGACTGGATGGCTACCGTGGCGATTTTGAGACCTTCGTCAAGAGCAAGCAGGAGCGACTGAAGAGCCAGCAGCGTGAATACGAGGCTCAGCAGCAGTACCGCCAGCATATCCAG GTTTTCATCGACCGCTTCCGCTATAATGCCAACAGAGCCTCCCAGGTGCAGAGCAAACTcaaattgctggaaaaact GCCAGAGCTGAAGCCTGTGGACAAGGAGGTGGAGGTGGTGATGAA GTTTCCAGACGGGTTTGAGAAGTTCTCACCCCCAGTCCTGCAGCTGGATGAAGTGGATTTCTACTACGATCCCCAGCACCCCATCTTTCGCTGTCTCTCCGTCTCAGCAGATCTCGAGTCTCGGATCTGTGTG GTGGGGGAGAATGGAGCCGGGAAGTCAACCATGTTGAAACTGTTGATGGGAGATCTGGCGCCTGTGCGAGGGATCAGACATGCCCACAG AAACCTGAAGATTGGCTACTTCAGTCAACATCACGTGGAGCAGCTCGACCTGAATGTCAGTGCAGTGGAGCTGCTAGCCCGCAAGTTCCCTG GGCGGCCTGAGGAGGAGTATCGCCACCAATTGGGACGCTATGGCATCTCTGGAGAGTTGGCCGTCCGCCCTGTCGCTAGCCTGTCTGGAGGCCAGAAAAGCCGAGTGGCCTTTGCCCAGATGACCATGCCCTG CCCCAACTTCTACATTCTGGATGAACCAACGAACCACCTTGATATGGAAACGATCGAGGCCTTAGGCCGGGCCCTCAACAGCTTCAGG GGCGGAGTGATCCTGGTCTCCCACGACGAGCGCTTCATCCGCCTGGTCTGCCAGGAGCTGTGGGTGTGTGAAGGCGGCGGTGTCACCCGGGTCGAGGGGGGCTTTGACCAGTATCGGGACCTTCTCCAGGAGCAGTTCCGACGGGAGGGTTTCCTCTAG